TTTGAAATGATATTATAAGGTGCTTTGCTTGGCTAATGCCATGCGTAACGGTGTTTTTCTGTCAGATTGAGATTTCATGCATCCCAAGGTAAGCTGGTGATATTAAAGAAAACTAATTAAGAATTTCACTTGAGATACTCAAATTCTCAATCCAATAAAAATTGAGGTGCTCGACAATGAGTTTACCATGTGGAGTTCTCATAGGCTTTCCAAATCGTGAATGCAGTAAAAGCAAAGTTAGAAATGAGCATATAGACATGACAAGGCTGTAGAGCACCATGGCAAAAACAGGGTTCAGACTTCAGAGTTTTATGGAGATCAGGATTGGTGGAAACCCTATGCTGTGATTGGGATGGTTGACTCTAAAATATTTATGAAGCCAACACCAGATAGCTATGGCATGTTGATTACAGCCAGGATCTTTAACATGTAATACTTAAAGTTCATATCAATAAGAATAAAGGAATCAAATTGCCAGGTACCATGGCATGCTTACCTGGCAATGCCATGCCAAGCTGTGCTAGTGCTTGGCATGCACTGGCAGGGTAGCATGTCAAGCATTGGCATGCGAGGGTACCTTGCCTGTACTGCACTATTTAGTCATTGGCATGGTACAAGATTATGCATGTCATGCTCTGCCAACCAGCATCTAACTCCGCGATAAGAATATAGATAATCTGATATAACCACTTTATGACTGACAACTTCAAGTGATTTAATTGCAAAGAATTTGACACTGCAAAAGCAGGTTGAGTTATGAAGAAAATTGCAATATGATCATTGTTTTTCTGTGACTTCTTTATGCCTTTGACATCTTGGAATAATTGAAATGCAACTCTCTGGCTAGTGTTTGTCAAACTATCTAAGTTTGCAATAATTGGAAAAGAGCATTTATTCAGCAATGATAACCTTGTAGGCTCAATGTGATTAGAACCTGTCATGATTTCAAGGCTTTATAAGAAGTCGATCAGATCAATTATTCTTCCACCAAATTTTGatgtctttttctctttttatttggATATTTGTGGAATAATTGGATGGCAATTTGAGGATTTTATGTTCTCAATGACAGGAAAAGGTGGTGCAACATGAAGCCTGACCAAGAATAAGAAGGAAATGCTAAAAACTTATTTACATCTAAgattcataatatattgatatatattttcatgaCAAAAAACTCAACAAAATCAGTTTAGTCGCATTTGACATAGAGAGCTGCAGTATTAATAGTTCCATGGTGTCACTAACTCGTACCACAGTTCTTAATTGGTGGTCTATCAGATACAAATCTACACCATTTATAATAATTTTGCATCTAGCAATAACGACATTAACCAATTTTGGCATTTGATTCCCAGACAGGAAGCATCTACATAATTCAACTTATGGTTCTTATGTATTTTAGATAGCATACATGTTTTTTTAACAATTCAATTAACAAATAGATATGCATGCCACACTATATATTTTGACATGAGGAAACTATTGCGTAGCCAGAGTTATTTGGTTACAAGTATGATTGATTTCATGACTGTAATGGTGATTGTTATTCTGCAGTTATAATCTCCTAATTTGTCTATAAGCAGatatggaaagaaaagaaaagcagagGGAATACAAAAACAATTATATCTTCCTGAATCTAATGTTACCCTTCTATAGCTACGAAGTTGATTTCCATTATGcatttcatcatatatattcATGTCTTTATTTTGCCACAGGTTCGCACTCCTTCAGGAACAGCTCGTACGCATAAATTTGCTACAAAGACGGTGGAGCTTCCTGCTCAGGAAGGAGAAAGAGTGACCATTTCATTAGCAGCTCCATCAAATGTTTATCGGGAAATGGGTCCATTAAGGTTAAGTGCGAGAtctcccgggtttgatccagaGGAACCCATATGTCTCACAAACCACACTAGTGGACAGGTATCACAATTGCTAAGAGCTCCAGTTAAGAATGGTGGTTCATTTTTCCTCAACCCATTTGTTCTGTTCCCTACTCTTGCTTTGCTGGCAACTGGAGATGCTGCCTCTGTAATAATCGACCCGAGCCTTCCTAGACTTATTTCAGTTGCTGCTGTGGCATCATTGGCTGTGGGAACTACGATGAACCATGTACTTCTCCCAGAATTACGTAAGGTGATCTTTTAACTCCCTCTTTCAAAATCTGTTGATATTAATTAAACCTCCTTGCTAATTGAGCTAAAATTATGTCTATACTCGAACTTGATAATTTCTGCTGTTTATTTTTCATAATTGTGACTGCATCTGTTTAGTGGACTTAATTGTTTATTATCTATTTAATATCTTCTGCTTCAACTTTTCTTCCTATTATATGTTCAATGTTGTACATGTCATAGTTGCATGTTTATCTAGAATAGCTGAAACACAGAGGGTAGATTTAAACTGTTTTGATCTTGTTTTTACTTAATATAAGACATGTATTTAACAGGTTTTTAAGGTCATCTTCTCTCTTGCATAAAGTTTCCCTAGATAAAAATTTTGGCTCCAATTCATGAAGGGCAGATGTTAGACTGAGAGCCATTCATATAATTTTCCATATCTCTTATTCAGTGGACCATATCTTCATCCATAAAGTAGAACCCATATGGACTGTGAGAACTGAGAACTAGTTAGATATAGTCACCATTTAAATATGCTTTACAAGGATTTATTAGTATGGGAGAGCTGatcgattttttttaaaaaaaaaatgtaatttggTTAAGATTGTCTCTTGAGTGACAGAATCAGTAGAGATGCTTAAAACTATAATGCTACAGCTGTTATTCTTCATAGTTGGGGCCTCCcctatctttctctctctctctctccaaaaaAAGGGAGTGTTCCTTCTCATCATTTTCTTCAACCTCCTACCTAGCTAGCCTTTTCCTCCTTTTCCTATGACCAAGTGCTCCTTAAATGTGAAAAttcaggaaaaagaaaaggggggAAAGAAAAGGTCGCCAGTTAGCCAGCCCTGTAAATTATGGATTCTTTAGACCCAGTAAAATTACGAAAAGTCTTTCTTGAGAAATGTTTGGTTACCTTCTTCTTTGGTTATATAACATCAATCTACTTATTTTCTAGGGCGCATTCTAACTGGATCCACTATTTAAGTACTGCTTTCCCGTAAATGTCTAGATCAACAGAATTAAAGAGCTGTGGATCTTGCACATGACACTCTATACCAATGTTCTATCAGTTAGTGTATCTAGCAGTTTTTGACATGGAAAACTAGTTCTGGTTGTGTCTCCATCCAGCAGGCAGCACTTTGCATGGAACTCTGACAGCTTTGTTCACCTTTCATAAATATGCTTTGAGCTTGcaagttaaagattgattttgtaaTGAAACATACGACAATCAAGTGATCAACACAATTATACCTCAATTTGAAGCATAGAAAGGAGAAATTGTGGATATCATAGGATCATGTTGTTGCAGTATTTCAATTTGAAATGAAAAGCCTCCATATAAAATGTGTATGCAGACCAAGGTTTTACATATCAGACATACCAGTCCGCACTAATTCTACCAGTATGGTACAGGGATTTGATACAGTACCATACCAACGCAGTATGGGAGGTGTGCTGATTTAGCACCTTTACCATATATCAGTATAGTGCTGTACGTTGCTGTTCAATAAACCCTGTACCGAGGCATAAAACCTTGATGCAGACCTTTTCTTATGCTTGGCCCCTTCATGGTTTTTTCAGCTTCCTCGGAGGACAGTGGATGTAGTTGCTCTTAAGCAGCAGCTTTTGTCTCAATATGACCTGCTGCAGACTCGCATCAAGGACCTAAGACAAGCTGCTGAAAAAGAGGTTTGTCTTTTCCAGATTTAATTCCCTAGTGAAGAATGCAAGTGTTCTTATAGAGTGTTGACTTGTCTGCAAAATGCTGAATAAACTACAGAAGTGCACCTAAATTCTGTGACATTTTCTCTCTAAGGTTTGGATGTTGGCTCGCATGTGTCAATTGGAGAACAAAATTGTAGCTGTAGGGGAGCCTTGTTACCGGTAACTTCACCTAAACATATCTTGCAATAACATCTGGAATATTGTGGTTTTGAGGCAAAACTGTTT
This portion of the Phoenix dactylifera cultivar Barhee BC4 chromosome 11, palm_55x_up_171113_PBpolish2nd_filt_p, whole genome shotgun sequence genome encodes:
- the LOC103709522 gene encoding uncharacterized protein LOC103709522 isoform X3, with amino-acid sequence MIVRCPNCMIAIAVAQPQDGVQVASCSKCRYQYELVSGDIVSIDSEEISMDISAWEKALRFLQIMKENIPAALHSIVVRTPSGTARTHKFATKTVELPAQEGERVTISLAAPSNVYREMGPLRLSARSPGFDPEEPICLTNHTSGQVSQLLRAPVKNGGSFFLNPFVLFPTLALLATGDAASVIIDPSLPRLISVAAVASLAVGTTMNHVLLPELRKLPRRTVDVVALKQQLLSQYDLLQTRIKDLRQAAEKEVWMLARMCQLENKIVAVGEPCYRARQGRVKRVRESLENSLLARIELIDSYAKISSMIEIEVEMDSDVLAAEAVSNAESIAEQIQQIMEIENLEERWRLQAEANDEVERLLNSQPASNERV